A DNA window from Arachis hypogaea cultivar Tifrunner chromosome 18, arahy.Tifrunner.gnm2.J5K5, whole genome shotgun sequence contains the following coding sequences:
- the LOC112772683 gene encoding proteinaceous RNase P 1, chloroplastic/mitochondrial, with protein sequence MPPRPTFLTTRLTPLFSSLFSHSQSPYVSFNSNTPCFFRRNATRTLTTIASSSSTSSSSRRTFSRYRKSQSHHLSTLAEPTAVKLSTKARRRIARGSPEGILKHKLDGCSKTGNLVEALRLYDAARNDGVSMNLDHYNKLLYLCSASELGLKRGMEIFQQMLIDRVLPNEATFTNAARLAAAKNDPDMAFELLQRMKDFAIAPKLRSYGPALYGFCKTGDANKAYEVDADMIDSGIAAEESELSALLEVSVSSNREDKVYEMLQRLRTTVRQVSESTFDVIESWFNKEFASKIGEKSWDVNRIREGIARGGGGWHGQGWLGSGQWKVAKTHVNQDGHCLSCGEKLVSIDIDPKETENFADSLSILACKKDPKLSFIHFKKWLKRYGPFDAVVDGANIGLADGQHFSFARLRFVVEELRQMSPTKRLPLIILHVNRVNCGPALSPNNRRLIESWKKNGVLYATPQGSNDDWYWLYAAVRCKCLLLTNDEMRDHLFQLLGSSFFPRWKEKHQVRVSTSTGKPVLIPPPCYSIVIQESANGNWHVPSVTGDDLDIPRKWLCASRSREKSLHNLWKSTSTTVYT encoded by the exons ATGCCGCCGCGTCCAACCTTTCTGACGACTCGGCTCACTCCTCTCTTCTCCTCGCTCTTCTCTCATTCCCAATCTCCCTACGTCTCTTTCAATTCCAACACTCCTTGCTTCTTCCGTCGCAATGCAACACGCACACTCACCACaatcgcttcttcttcttctacttcttcttcttctagaaGAACCTTCTCCAGGTACAGGAAATCTCAATCTCACCACCTCAGCACGTTAGCTGAACCCACCGCAGTTAAGCTCTCAACCAAGGCACGGAGAAGAATCGCACGTGGATCTCCCGAGGGAATCTTAAAGCACAAGCTCGACGGGTGTTCTAAGACCGGTAACCTTGTTGAAGCGCTTCGTCTCTATGATGCCGCCAGAAACGACGGCGTCTCGATGAACCTCGATCACTATAACAAGCTCCTATACCTCTGTTCTGCTTCCGAGTTAGGCCTCAAGAGAGGGATGGAGATTTTTCAGCAGATGTTGATTGATCGTGTTTTGCCTAATGAAGCTACCTTTACCAATGCTGCTAGGCTTGCCGCTGCGAAGAACGATCCTGACATGGCTTTTGAATTGCTGCAGCGAATGAAGGATTTCGCTATTGCGCCCAAGCTGCGATCCTATGGCCCTGCTCTGTATGGCTTTTGCAAGACAGGTGATGCTAACAAGGCCTATGAAGTTGATGCCGACATGATTGACTCCGGCATTGCCGCCGAAGAGTCCGAACTGTCTGCTCTTTTGGAAGTTAGTGTGAGTTCAAACAGGGAAGATAAGGTTTATGAGATGCTGCAGCGGTTGCGCACCACCGTGAGGCAGGTGTCTGAATCGACTTTCGACGTGATTGAGAGTTGGTTTAACAAGGAATTCGCATCCAAAATTGGGGAAAAGAGTTGGGATGTTAACCGGATAAGAGAAGGGATTGCACGAGGAGGTGGAGGGTGGCATGGACAAGGGTGGCTTGGAAGTGGCCAATGGAAAGTGGCAAAGACTCATGTGAATCAGGATGGACATTGTCTTTCCTGTGGTGAGAAGCTTGTTAGCATTGATATTGATCCCAAAGAGACTGAAAATTTTGCTGACTCTTTATCTATATTGGCTTGCAAAAAAGATCCTAAGTTAAGCTTTATTCATTTTAAG AAATGGCTTAAGCGTTATGGCCCTTTTGATGCGGTTGTAGATGGTGCCAACATAGGCCTAGCGGATGGGCAGCATTTCAGCTTTGCGCGT CTTAGATTCGTTGTTGAAGAATTACGCCAAATGAGCCCTACGAAGAGATTGCCACTTATAATTTTGCATGTAAATCGAGTAAATTGTGGTCCTGCTCTGAGTCCAAATAACAGGAGACTTATAGAAAGTTGGAAAAAGAATGGCGTCCTTTATGCTACACCTCAGGGCTCAAATGATGACTG GTACTGGTTGTATGCTGCTGTTCGTTGTAAATGCTTACTCTTGACAAATGACGAGATGAGGGACCACTTGTTCCAGCTACTAGGTTCGAGTTTCTTTCCACGATGGAAGGAAAAACACCAG GTTCGAGTGTCAACCTCCACTGGCAAACCTGTCCTCATTCCGCCTCCCTGTTACTCAATAGTTATTCAG GAATCTGCAAATGGCAATTGGCATGTGCCGAGTGTAACTGGCGATGATCTTGATATACCAAGGAAATGGTTGTGCGCTTCTAGATCCAGAGAAAAATCATTACACAATCTATGGAAATCCACCTCGACCACTGTTTACACATGA